The Candidatus Margulisiibacteriota bacterium genome segment TTCTTTACATCGTTTGTACAGACCGGCCATACAAGCGGTCACCAGTGGATTGACCCATTCTTTTCGCGGACGCCGCGAGAAAAAAAGACAGTACAGAAATTTATGGGTAGCGCGTGTTAATGCGGCCTGCAGAGAAAACTCAGTATCGTATAGTAAGTTTATCAATTTGTTGAAAATTAAAAATATTATTTTGAATCGTAAAATGCTGTCAGAAATTGCAACATTCGATAAAGAATCTTTTGCCAAACTGGTCGAACTAGTTAAACAATAGGTTCAAAGGAAATAATATGATAGAAATGCAACTTGGTGGTCTTGGATTTGATCCCAGAAATATGTCTCCTATAATCTTGTTGAGAGACACAGAAGAACGTAATTTTCTTCCTATCTGGATAGGTATGTTCGAAGCTGCGGCCATTGCCATGGAACTTCAGGAGTTCAAGCCGCCACGCCCCATGACCCATGATCTTCTGGTTGGGATTATCGAAGTCCTTGGCGCAGAAGTTGACAGAGTGGTTATTACGGAAATTAAAGATGATACCTTTTATTCCAGCATAGAATTACTTGTTCCCAAAGCTCAAAAAACAAAAAGCAAATCCAAAAGTAAAAAATCCAAAGAAAAAGTAGAAGAAATTAAGGATGATGACCTGGAAATTGTGCGACTGGATGCCAGACCATCTGACGCCATAGCCATAGCCGTCAGGACCGATGCTCCTATTTATGTCAGTGAACAGGTCATGTACAAGGCCAAAATGGTTAATGCTGAAAA includes the following:
- the rplT gene encoding 50S ribosomal protein L20; this encodes MVRVKRGNVKAKHRKKILKLAKGYYGSLHRLYRPAIQAVTSGLTHSFRGRREKKRQYRNLWVARVNAACRENSVSYSKFINLLKIKNIILNRKMLSEIATFDKESFAKLVELVKQ
- a CDS encoding bifunctional nuclease family protein, producing MIEMQLGGLGFDPRNMSPIILLRDTEERNFLPIWIGMFEAAAIAMELQEFKPPRPMTHDLLVGIIEVLGAEVDRVVITEIKDDTFYSSIELLVPKAQKTKSKSKSKKSKEKVEEIKDDDLEIVRLDARPSDAIAIAVRTDAPIYVSEQVMYKAKMVNAEKDQEETKKFKDFIENINPDDFAKYYNQKQ